Proteins found in one Aquibium microcysteis genomic segment:
- a CDS encoding methylglyoxal synthase, with protein sequence MAERLRLALIAHDQKKDDLVAFAQAHAGFLAGCDLVATGTTGGRIVEACPALTVTRMKSGPLGGDQQIGALIAEGRIDVLVFFVDPLTPLPHDVDVKALMRLATVYDIPMALNRATAEIVLSAANTLRRTGAGAPGQNG encoded by the coding sequence GTGGCGGAAAGACTGCGTCTCGCGCTGATCGCGCACGACCAGAAGAAGGACGACCTCGTCGCCTTCGCGCAGGCGCATGCCGGTTTCCTCGCCGGCTGCGACCTCGTGGCCACGGGCACGACCGGCGGCCGGATCGTCGAGGCCTGCCCGGCGCTGACGGTGACCCGCATGAAGAGCGGTCCGCTCGGCGGCGACCAGCAGATCGGCGCGCTGATCGCGGAGGGCCGGATCGACGTGCTGGTCTTCTTCGTCGATCCGCTCACCCCGCTGCCGCACGACGTCGACGTAAAGGCGCTGATGCGGCTCGCCACGGTCTATGATATCCCGATGGCGCTGAACCGGGCGACGGCCGAGATCGTTCTGTCGGCGGCAAACACTCTCAGGCGGACCGGAGCCGGCGCTCCGGGCCAGAACGGTTGA
- a CDS encoding glutathione S-transferase family protein, with protein sequence MLTLFHHPLDASCRFVRLAFGEYGEELALIEEKPWVRRKEFLALNPAGSLPVLLAEGDAAIVGATVIAEYIDETRGAIKRERRLFAENPFARAEARRLVDWYLGKTEAEVTKHLARERAFKPLMPREQGGGSPDAQAIRVARSNLKPHMKYTNWLAGTRDWLAGDTMSYADLAAAGSLSVLDYLGEIDWSDYPAARDWYVRIKSRPSFRPLLADRMSGLPPVSHYADLDF encoded by the coding sequence ATGCTGACTTTGTTCCATCATCCGCTCGACGCCTCCTGCCGCTTCGTCCGCCTCGCCTTCGGCGAATACGGCGAGGAACTGGCCCTCATCGAGGAGAAGCCCTGGGTCCGGCGCAAGGAGTTCCTGGCGCTGAACCCGGCCGGCAGCCTGCCGGTGCTGCTGGCCGAAGGCGACGCCGCGATCGTCGGGGCGACCGTGATCGCCGAATACATCGACGAGACGCGCGGCGCCATCAAGCGCGAACGGCGGCTCTTCGCCGAAAACCCCTTCGCGCGGGCCGAAGCCCGCCGGCTGGTCGACTGGTATCTCGGCAAGACGGAGGCCGAGGTGACGAAGCACCTCGCCCGCGAGCGCGCCTTCAAGCCGCTGATGCCGCGCGAGCAGGGCGGCGGTTCGCCGGACGCGCAGGCGATCCGGGTGGCCCGGTCCAACCTGAAGCCGCACATGAAATACACCAACTGGCTGGCCGGCACCCGCGACTGGCTGGCGGGCGACACGATGAGCTATGCCGATCTCGCCGCCGCCGGGTCGCTGTCGGTGCTCGACTATCTGGGCGAGATCGACTGGAGCGACTATCCCGCGGCCCGCGACTGGTACGTCCGCATCAAGTCGCGGCCCTCGTTCCGGCCGCTGCTGGCCGACCGGATGTCAGGCCTGCCGCCGGTGTCGCACTACGCGGATCTCGACTTCTGA
- a CDS encoding undecaprenyl-diphosphate phosphatase: protein MDSQSIVGALLLGLLEGLTEFIPVSSTGHILLAGHFLGFESAGKSFEVLIQLGAILAILTVYFGRLWNLLIALPADARARRFVLGILIAFLPAAVIGAMAHGFIKAVLFETPMLICVMLILGGIILLWVDRWALKPRYTDVMDYPLGLCLKIGLFQCLAMIPGTSRSGATIVGALLMGTDKRSAAEFSFFLAMPTMAGAFAYDLYKNRDILSTDDLLLIGVGFVASFVVAVFVVRSLLDFVSKRGYALFGWWRLVVGTVGLAALMIWG from the coding sequence ATGGACAGCCAGAGCATCGTCGGAGCCCTCCTTCTCGGCCTGCTGGAGGGGCTGACGGAGTTCATCCCCGTCTCCTCGACCGGCCACATCCTGCTCGCCGGCCACTTCCTCGGCTTCGAATCGGCCGGCAAGTCCTTCGAGGTGCTGATCCAGCTCGGCGCGATCCTCGCCATCCTGACGGTCTATTTCGGCCGGCTGTGGAACCTGCTGATCGCGCTGCCCGCCGATGCGCGGGCGCGGCGCTTCGTCCTCGGCATCCTGATCGCCTTCCTGCCCGCCGCCGTCATCGGCGCGATGGCGCACGGCTTCATCAAGGCGGTGCTGTTCGAGACGCCGATGCTGATCTGCGTCATGCTGATCCTCGGCGGCATCATCCTCCTGTGGGTGGACCGCTGGGCGCTGAAGCCGCGCTACACCGACGTGATGGACTATCCGCTCGGACTGTGCCTGAAGATCGGCCTGTTCCAGTGCCTGGCGATGATCCCCGGCACCTCGCGCTCCGGCGCCACCATCGTCGGCGCGCTCCTGATGGGGACCGACAAGCGCTCGGCGGCGGAGTTCTCGTTCTTCCTCGCCATGCCCACCATGGCCGGCGCCTTCGCCTACGACCTCTACAAGAACCGCGACATCCTCTCCACCGACGACCTGCTGCTCATCGGCGTCGGCTTCGTGGCCTCCTTCGTCGTGGCGGTGTTCGTGGTCCGCTCGCTGCTCGACTTCGTGTCGAAGCGCGGCTACGCGCTGTTCGGCTGGTGGCGCCTCGTGGTCGGCACGGTCGGGCTTGCAGCGCTGATGATCTGGGGCTGA
- the queG gene encoding tRNA epoxyqueuosine(34) reductase QueG: MSGGAARPDGSRLRAFLDAAARDAGFDVLRVTTPDAAPHAAARLAEFVRQGRHGTMDWIPETLERRSSPRRLWGEVRSVVMLGMNYGPEHDPLAVLQQRSRAAISVYAQNRDYHDVMKGRLKIVAGRFAARAGADVKVFVDTAPVMEKPLAAAAGLGWQGRHTNLVSRDFGSWLFLGSIFTTADLAPDEPERDHCGSCRACLDICPTDAFPAPYQLDARRCISYLTIEHKGPIPLEFRGRIGNRIYGCDDCLAACPWNKFARTASEARLAARDDRRAPPLADLLGLDDAGFREAFSGSPIKRIGRDRFLRNVLIAAGNSGDAALGRRCADLVGDPSPLVRGAAIWAAARLLGPDDLRRLHAAHGTDPETADEWRAALATTDQHEDVTA; encoded by the coding sequence ATGAGCGGCGGCGCCGCACGGCCCGACGGGAGCCGGCTGCGGGCCTTTCTCGACGCGGCCGCCCGCGACGCCGGCTTCGACGTGCTGCGGGTGACGACCCCCGATGCCGCCCCCCATGCCGCTGCAAGGCTGGCCGAATTCGTCCGCCAGGGGCGTCACGGCACCATGGACTGGATCCCCGAGACCCTGGAGCGGCGGAGTTCGCCGCGCCGGCTCTGGGGCGAGGTGCGCAGCGTCGTCATGCTCGGCATGAATTACGGGCCGGAGCACGACCCGCTGGCGGTGCTTCAGCAGCGCTCCCGCGCGGCGATTTCGGTCTATGCGCAGAACCGCGACTATCACGACGTCATGAAGGGCCGGCTCAAGATTGTCGCCGGCCGGTTCGCGGCCCGCGCCGGCGCGGACGTGAAGGTGTTCGTCGACACCGCCCCGGTGATGGAAAAGCCGCTCGCCGCCGCGGCCGGCCTCGGCTGGCAGGGCAGGCACACCAACCTCGTCAGCCGCGACTTCGGCTCCTGGCTGTTCCTGGGCTCGATCTTCACGACGGCCGACCTTGCCCCCGACGAGCCCGAGCGGGACCATTGCGGCTCGTGCCGCGCCTGCCTCGACATCTGCCCGACCGACGCCTTCCCGGCGCCCTACCAGCTCGATGCGCGGCGCTGCATCTCCTACCTGACCATCGAGCACAAGGGACCGATCCCGCTCGAATTCCGCGGGAGGATCGGCAACCGCATCTATGGCTGCGACGACTGCCTGGCCGCCTGCCCCTGGAACAAGTTCGCCCGCACCGCCTCCGAAGCCAGGCTCGCCGCGCGCGACGACCGCCGCGCGCCGCCGCTCGCCGACCTGCTCGGCCTCGACGACGCGGGCTTCCGCGAAGCCTTCTCCGGCTCGCCGATCAAGCGCATCGGCCGCGACCGCTTCCTCCGCAACGTGCTGATCGCGGCCGGAAACTCCGGCGACGCCGCGCTCGGCCGGCGCTGCGCCGATCTCGTCGGCGACCCCTCGCCGCTGGTGCGCGGCGCAGCGATCTGGGCTGCAGCCCGTCTCCTGGGACCGGACGACCTGCGCCGCCTGCACGCCGCGCACGGCACAGATCCCGAGACCGCCGACGAATGGCGCGCCGCGCTCGCAACCACCGACCAGCACGAGGACGTCACCGCATGA
- a CDS encoding SDR family oxidoreductase: MRIFIFGAGYSGRAFARRMAGRAEWIAGTTRSEGKLDALSRDGMRPVLFDGAAPSPEAQALLAGTTHLVVSAGPQNGEDPVLAAARETILAAMPALEWIGYLSTVGVYGDHDGAWVTEDGECRPSAQRSTERLKAEAGWLDLGRERGVPVAVLRLSGIYGPGRNALVNLAGGTAKRVIREGQVFNRIHVADIAAALEHLGTRGLGGIYNVTDDRPCPPQDVITFAASLMGVAPPPEVPFEEAALSPMALSFWGENKRVSNAKIRQTGFDFGYPDYETALTRMWREDDWRGEPDEIRTTRRKLV, translated from the coding sequence ATGAGGATCTTCATCTTCGGCGCCGGCTATTCCGGCCGGGCCTTCGCGAGGCGCATGGCCGGCAGGGCCGAATGGATCGCCGGCACCACCCGTTCGGAGGGCAAGCTCGACGCGCTGTCGCGCGACGGCATGCGGCCGGTGCTCTTCGACGGCGCGGCGCCGTCGCCCGAGGCGCAGGCGCTTCTCGCCGGGACCACGCATCTCGTCGTGTCGGCCGGCCCGCAGAACGGCGAGGACCCCGTGCTGGCCGCGGCGCGGGAGACGATTCTCGCCGCCATGCCGGCGCTCGAATGGATCGGCTATCTCTCGACCGTCGGCGTCTATGGCGACCATGACGGCGCCTGGGTGACCGAGGACGGCGAATGCCGGCCGAGCGCCCAGCGCTCCACCGAACGGCTGAAGGCGGAGGCCGGCTGGCTCGACCTCGGCCGCGAACGCGGCGTGCCGGTGGCCGTGCTGCGGCTGTCGGGCATCTACGGCCCCGGCCGCAATGCGCTGGTGAACCTTGCCGGCGGCACGGCGAAGCGGGTCATCCGCGAGGGCCAGGTGTTCAACCGCATCCACGTCGCCGACATCGCCGCGGCGCTCGAGCATCTCGGCACGCGCGGTCTCGGCGGCATCTACAACGTCACCGACGACCGCCCCTGCCCGCCGCAGGACGTGATCACCTTCGCCGCGTCGCTGATGGGCGTCGCGCCGCCGCCGGAAGTCCCCTTCGAGGAGGCGGCGCTGTCGCCGATGGCCCTGTCCTTCTGGGGCGAGAACAAGCGCGTCTCCAACGCGAAGATCCGCCAGACCGGCTTCGACTTCGGCTATCCCGACTACGAGACGGCGCTGACGCGCATGTGGCGCGAGGACGACTGGCGCGGCGAACCGGACGAGATTCGGACGACGCGGCGAAAGCTGGTATGA
- the mepA gene encoding penicillin-insensitive murein endopeptidase, with translation MRQTAYLMRAAALAAALAGAILSPAPAVAAEPLAKTLFGAQKLPAATAPESYGFYSKGCFAGGMAIAVDGPNWQAMRLSRNRRWGHPAMISLLERFARDAAKDGWNGLLVGDISQPRGGPMLSGHASHQIGLDADIWFTPMPDRRLSEQERETVSSRSMIKDGTLLVDDRAWTPAHVAVLKRAASYGEVERILVHPGIKKKLCDTVKGDRTWLRKVRPFWGHDSHFHIRIGCQPGSEGCKGQQAVPASEGCDKSLAWWFTEEPWRPNKNPDAPKARDIMTMAALPAACRAVLKAPSPPSEAAVTVDGSGRPAVASVSVTVAASAAAPVPSGDIPVPTPRPQP, from the coding sequence ATGAGACAGACGGCTTACCTGATGCGTGCCGCGGCGCTCGCGGCAGCCCTTGCCGGAGCGATCCTCTCGCCGGCACCGGCCGTCGCCGCCGAGCCGCTGGCCAAGACGCTGTTCGGCGCGCAGAAGCTGCCGGCGGCCACGGCGCCCGAATCCTACGGCTTCTATTCCAAGGGCTGCTTCGCCGGCGGCATGGCGATCGCCGTCGACGGCCCCAACTGGCAGGCCATGCGCCTGTCGCGCAACCGCCGCTGGGGCCACCCCGCGATGATCTCGCTGCTCGAACGCTTCGCGCGCGACGCGGCGAAGGACGGCTGGAACGGGCTGCTCGTCGGCGACATCTCGCAGCCGCGCGGCGGACCGATGCTGTCGGGCCATGCCTCGCACCAGATCGGCCTCGACGCCGACATCTGGTTCACGCCGATGCCGGACCGGCGGCTCTCCGAACAGGAGCGCGAGACCGTGTCCTCCCGCTCGATGATCAAGGACGGCACGCTGCTGGTCGACGACAGGGCCTGGACCCCGGCGCATGTCGCGGTGCTGAAGCGCGCGGCGAGCTATGGCGAGGTCGAGCGCATCCTCGTCCATCCGGGCATCAAGAAGAAGCTCTGCGACACCGTGAAGGGCGACCGCACCTGGCTTCGCAAGGTGCGGCCGTTCTGGGGCCATGATTCGCATTTCCACATCCGCATCGGCTGCCAGCCGGGCTCGGAAGGCTGCAAGGGCCAGCAGGCCGTGCCGGCGAGCGAGGGCTGCGACAAGTCGCTCGCCTGGTGGTTCACCGAGGAACCGTGGCGGCCCAACAAGAACCCCGACGCGCCGAAGGCACGCGACATCATGACGATGGCCGCCCTGCCCGCGGCCTGCCGCGCCGTGCTGAAGGCGCCCTCGCCGCCGTCGGAGGCCGCCGTGACGGTCGACGGTTCCGGCCGGCCGGCGGTGGCCTCGGTCTCCGTCACGGTCGCCGCCAGCGCTGCGGCACCCGTGCCGTCTGGAGACATTCCCGTTCCGACGCCCCGTCCGCAGCCCTGA